One Methanobacterium sp. genomic region harbors:
- a CDS encoding right-handed parallel beta-helix repeat-containing protein — protein MNVAFSEPVSAATWTINEADMGMQTNENIQNIINNANPGDTILFTGSQYTHIHLSINKPLNIVSSTGTQLYACPMEAPQGSDNLTAFSINSAAAGTNISGFKINNNNQGYGININGTSNVNILNNTIVCRDGTGVNVFGSSNITVKNNTLTQSLSGIKISNSSLTSILNNLITANAENGILFGENVSNTVINYNNITLNLNSGINLLESCNNVTIKNNAISLNNKTADTGYGIYINSTISGLNITGNFIYENGYLGICDDIGVNELTETTQNIENNYITGHTFRDVVRYVEVDGNIVRKEVWLKENCFGGLKRLCPSAHILGDVIMGNISQSSPGIFSVSFVDKDTGLTANGLGSFYVTFFLNKNNVSKGAADTGDIWKEILVVNGTATANFTNCTYKATNNSIFVISPYSSFNTALKNSFTVNDSDIPTLKANISATSSVSKSIIKNGDTITYKITVKNSGKKNATNVKVSNILSPTYYSSNAKPTRGTYSNGVWNIGNLNAGETLTLSITAQAKLSGITKSQAKITGNNTNSVYSNAVQTTINKYIKMSYSNSILTNSKVKTGKYVYLGTTVKNSGKDKSGTVKVKITLPKGMKLIAVNYPSVYNKATKTWTFTVPAGKYYTFKVKAQVTSKGTKKITFNDNGKIQYKYVVGY, from the coding sequence ATGAATGTTGCATTCAGTGAACCAGTGTCTGCAGCGACATGGACCATAAATGAAGCAGATATGGGGATGCAGACAAACGAAAACATCCAGAATATTATTAATAATGCAAATCCTGGGGATACAATACTATTTACAGGATCGCAGTATACCCACATCCACCTCTCGATAAACAAACCATTAAATATAGTAAGCAGTACTGGAACACAGCTATATGCGTGTCCCATGGAAGCACCACAGGGATCAGATAATCTTACTGCATTTTCCATTAACAGCGCCGCAGCAGGGACTAACATTTCAGGATTCAAAATAAACAACAATAATCAGGGATACGGTATAAACATCAACGGCACCAGTAACGTGAATATATTAAACAATACAATAGTTTGCAGAGACGGAACAGGAGTCAATGTCTTTGGAAGCAGCAATATAACTGTAAAAAACAATACATTGACGCAATCTCTCTCAGGAATCAAAATATCAAACTCAAGCTTAACCAGTATTTTAAATAATTTGATAACAGCTAACGCTGAAAATGGAATTTTATTTGGAGAAAATGTTTCTAATACAGTTATAAATTATAATAATATTACTCTCAACTTAAATTCAGGAATAAACCTTTTAGAATCATGTAACAATGTTACTATAAAAAACAATGCCATCTCACTAAATAATAAAACTGCAGATACAGGATATGGAATTTATATTAATTCAACAATTTCCGGCCTTAACATCACTGGTAACTTCATCTATGAAAATGGGTATTTAGGTATCTGTGATGATATAGGAGTAAACGAATTAACTGAAACCACCCAGAATATTGAAAATAATTATATAACTGGACATACCTTTAGAGATGTGGTAAGGTACGTAGAAGTAGATGGAAACATTGTAAGAAAAGAAGTATGGCTAAAAGAAAACTGTTTCGGAGGTTTAAAACGATTATGCCCATCGGCACATATTTTAGGTGATGTAATAATGGGCAATATTAGTCAATCATCCCCCGGTATATTCAGCGTTTCCTTTGTTGACAAGGACACAGGATTAACAGCCAATGGTTTAGGTTCATTTTACGTCACATTCTTCTTGAATAAAAATAATGTATCCAAAGGTGCAGCTGATACAGGAGACATCTGGAAAGAAATTCTAGTTGTAAATGGAACAGCAACTGCCAATTTCACTAACTGCACATATAAAGCTACTAACAATAGTATCTTTGTTATATCTCCATATTCCAGCTTTAATACAGCACTGAAAAATTCATTTACAGTTAATGATTCAGACATCCCGACTTTAAAGGCCAATATTTCAGCTACCTCCAGTGTCAGCAAGTCCATTATAAAAAATGGAGATACAATAACTTACAAAATTACAGTTAAAAACAGCGGCAAAAAAAATGCTACAAATGTTAAAGTAAGCAATATTCTTTCCCCTACTTACTATTCCAGTAACGCAAAACCTACACGGGGAACTTACTCCAATGGAGTATGGAACATAGGCAACTTAAATGCAGGTGAAACACTTACATTATCCATAACTGCCCAGGCTAAGCTATCAGGAATAACAAAATCCCAGGCAAAAATAACTGGAAACAACACAAACTCAGTATATTCAAACGCAGTACAGACAACCATAAATAAGTACATTAAAATGTCTTATTCCAATTCAATCCTCACCAATTCCAAGGTTAAAACCGGTAAATACGTTTACCTAGGAACCACAGTGAAAAACTCTGGAAAAGACAAATCTGGAACTGTTAAAGTTAAAATAACATTACCTAAAGGAATGAAACTGATTGCAGTTAATTATCCATCAGTGTACAATAAAGCCA